One window of the Natronomonas marina genome contains the following:
- a CDS encoding ribonuclease H: MAAYRRPVLRNLFDDSPTPHIAHPPRTHRRDFYVATDGSYRDDDRGGLGVVIQTRGGERVARLSVPHSAPDNNVAEYRALHLGLDVLAARAPDGARVGVCIDHDDLAANVNRAMLATQAPDTRPPHPYDIPRGTARHWRGIRARVAGFGELRAARIDSGDNPAHPLANTPDQYAHVNREPDRCVLPRDERWRAPDDDRYPPPSRAERDRTSGLAGSEPASD, translated from the coding sequence ATGGCCGCCTACCGTCGGCCGGTCTTGCGGAACCTGTTCGACGATTCACCCACCCCCCACATCGCGCATCCGCCGCGCACCCACCGCCGCGATTTCTACGTCGCGACCGACGGTTCCTACCGCGACGACGACCGCGGCGGCCTGGGGGTCGTCATCCAGACCCGCGGCGGCGAACGCGTCGCCCGCCTGTCGGTGCCGCACTCGGCGCCGGACAACAACGTCGCCGAGTACCGGGCACTGCACCTCGGACTGGACGTGCTGGCGGCGCGTGCGCCGGACGGTGCCCGGGTCGGGGTCTGCATCGACCACGACGACCTCGCGGCGAACGTCAACCGCGCGATGCTGGCCACGCAGGCCCCCGACACGCGGCCGCCGCACCCCTACGACATCCCCCGGGGGACCGCCCGCCACTGGCGGGGCATCCGCGCCCGCGTCGCCGGCTTCGGCGAACTGCGCGCTGCCCGCATCGACAGCGGCGACAACCCCGCCCACCCGCTCGCCAACACGCCCGACCAGTACGCCCACGTCAACCGTGAACCCGACCGGTGTGTGCTGCCCCGCGACGAACGCTGGCGGGCGCCCGACGACGACCGGTACCCGCCGCCCTCCCGGGCCGAACGCGACCGCACCAGCGGCCTGGCCGGCAGCGAACCCGCCTCCGATTAA
- the ahbB gene encoding siroheme decarboxylase subunit beta produces the protein MTETAGLDRLDRAVLNAFQGGFPVVESPFEPAAAALRDRGVDVTAEELLERVRELDEEGVLTRFGALIDAQEIGGAATLVAMHAPEERFEAVAEQVNAHREVAHNYEREHPHLNMWFVVSVADPDAVKRVLADIEAETGQETYNLPKREEFRVEAKFLLDGPVPEGGVDLSGLGPDVEPVDRETLTPEERDLVVAIQDGLPVTPTPYADVADELGADPAWVRRTIKRFDAEGKVRRVGVVPNHYALGYTENGMTVWDVPDGLVEEVGPAVASLDFVTHCYRRPRHEGVWPYNFFAMTHGRSEAESDQRIREVKSTMDEYWDVGADDWDTLFSTRILKKTGIRMAERADANTE, from the coding sequence ATGACCGAGACTGCGGGACTTGACCGTCTCGACCGGGCCGTCCTCAACGCCTTCCAGGGCGGGTTTCCGGTCGTCGAGTCGCCGTTCGAACCTGCGGCCGCGGCGCTGCGGGACCGCGGCGTCGACGTGACTGCCGAGGAACTCCTCGAACGGGTCCGCGAACTGGACGAGGAGGGCGTCCTCACGCGGTTCGGCGCCCTCATCGACGCCCAGGAGATCGGCGGCGCGGCGACGCTCGTGGCGATGCACGCCCCCGAGGAGCGCTTCGAGGCGGTGGCCGAGCAGGTCAACGCCCACCGGGAGGTCGCACACAACTACGAGCGGGAACACCCCCACCTGAACATGTGGTTCGTCGTCTCGGTGGCCGATCCCGACGCCGTCAAGCGCGTCCTCGCCGACATCGAGGCGGAGACGGGCCAGGAAACGTACAACCTCCCGAAACGGGAGGAGTTCCGGGTCGAGGCGAAGTTCCTGCTGGACGGACCGGTCCCGGAGGGCGGCGTCGACCTCTCGGGGCTGGGGCCGGACGTCGAACCGGTCGACCGAGAGACGCTGACGCCCGAGGAACGGGACCTCGTCGTCGCCATTCAGGACGGCCTGCCGGTCACGCCGACGCCGTACGCCGACGTGGCCGACGAACTGGGCGCCGACCCGGCGTGGGTCCGGCGGACGATAAAGCGGTTCGACGCCGAGGGGAAGGTCCGGCGGGTCGGTGTCGTCCCGAACCACTACGCGCTGGGCTACACCGAAAACGGGATGACCGTCTGGGACGTGCCCGACGGCCTCGTCGAGGAGGTGGGGCCGGCGGTCGCCTCCCTGGATTTCGTCACGCACTGCTACCGGCGGCCACGCCACGAGGGCGTGTGGCCGTACAACTTCTTCGCGATGACGCACGGCCGCTCGGAGGCCGAAAGCGACCAGCGCATCCGGGAGGTCAAATCGACGATGGACGAGTACTGGGACGTCGGCGCCGACGACTGGGACACGCTGTTCTCGACGCGAATCCTCAAGAAGACCGGCATCAGGATGGCCGAGCGAGCCGACGCGAACACGGAGTGA
- a CDS encoding serine hydrolase domain-containing protein: MTSQLRAPALVALLVVLVVVQAATPVAATAREPPTRELSDPAEFESYVDGVMASHMESHRIPGATVAVVKDGELFFSKGYGYADVEERTPVRANRTLFRVGSVSKLVTYTAVMQGVEDGRLDLDTDVNRYLADSEVTVPATYEEPVTLRHLGTHTAGFEDTYEGLFLYEQSDLQPLEAALADSRPARVRPPGTYAAYSNWGAALAGHVVAEETDTAYDEYVETNVFEPLGMERSTFRQPTPDRLADDMATGYRYRNGAYEAGRFEYVGIPPAGSMGATATDMARFMNAHLQDGATAEGRILNASTVETMHSRQFSHDPRLNGMAYGFAERDRNGERILGHDGATELFHTQMILLPEHDVGLFVSYNAPGGAVAGPRFVESFLDRYYPGAEAPALQTPEGAAERATDLTGEYRSTRVPYTSWWKFAGLAQTVSVRATPEGDLVTSFPAGEQFGIGSTRWVEVEPMVYREVGGDDTMVFDDDGPGGMHLFFGSNPAAAFGRVAWWETADVTLTVALGSLALLLSAALLWLVLAAYRWRTGMTAWSRRTWAARGLVAALGGLLAAFLAGLASVSSDPYAVFAGGSTLLDVTLALPWVAALLTLGVVGVAGLAWRDREWGLGTRLHYTLLALVALVVVWELYYWQFLV; this comes from the coding sequence ATGACCTCCCAACTGCGGGCGCCGGCGCTCGTCGCCCTGCTCGTCGTCCTCGTCGTGGTCCAGGCGGCCACACCGGTCGCGGCGACCGCCCGGGAGCCGCCGACGCGCGAACTCTCCGACCCGGCCGAGTTCGAATCGTACGTCGACGGCGTGATGGCCAGCCACATGGAGAGCCACCGCATCCCGGGCGCCACGGTGGCCGTCGTGAAGGACGGCGAGCTGTTCTTCTCGAAGGGCTACGGCTACGCCGACGTCGAGGAGCGGACGCCCGTCCGGGCGAACCGGACGCTGTTCCGCGTCGGGTCGGTCTCGAAGCTCGTCACCTACACCGCCGTGATGCAGGGCGTCGAGGACGGGCGACTCGACCTGGACACCGACGTGAACCGGTATCTGGCTGACTCCGAGGTGACGGTCCCCGCCACCTACGAGGAGCCGGTCACGCTCCGGCACCTCGGCACCCACACGGCCGGCTTCGAGGACACCTACGAGGGGCTGTTCCTCTACGAGCAGTCCGACCTCCAGCCGCTCGAGGCGGCGCTGGCCGACTCCCGGCCCGCCCGCGTCCGGCCGCCGGGTACCTACGCCGCCTACTCCAACTGGGGCGCTGCCCTCGCCGGCCACGTCGTCGCCGAGGAGACCGACACCGCCTACGACGAGTACGTCGAGACCAACGTCTTCGAGCCGCTCGGCATGGAGCGCTCGACGTTCCGCCAGCCCACGCCGGACCGCCTCGCGGACGACATGGCGACCGGCTACCGGTACCGGAACGGCGCCTACGAGGCCGGCCGCTTCGAGTACGTCGGCATCCCGCCGGCGGGGTCGATGGGCGCCACCGCGACGGACATGGCCCGCTTCATGAACGCCCACCTCCAGGACGGGGCGACTGCGGAGGGCCGCATCCTGAACGCCTCCACGGTCGAGACGATGCACAGTCGCCAGTTCAGCCACGACCCCCGGCTCAACGGGATGGCCTACGGGTTCGCCGAGCGGGACCGGAACGGCGAGCGGATTCTCGGCCACGACGGCGCGACCGAACTGTTCCACACCCAGATGATCCTGTTGCCCGAGCACGACGTCGGCCTGTTCGTCTCCTACAACGCGCCCGGCGGCGCCGTCGCCGGTCCCCGGTTCGTCGAGAGCTTCCTCGACCGCTACTACCCCGGCGCGGAGGCGCCCGCCCTGCAGACGCCCGAGGGCGCTGCCGAGCGCGCCACCGACCTGACGGGCGAGTACCGCTCGACGCGCGTTCCGTACACCTCGTGGTGGAAGTTCGCCGGACTGGCCCAGACGGTTTCGGTCCGGGCGACGCCGGAGGGCGACCTCGTCACCTCGTTCCCTGCCGGCGAACAGTTCGGCATCGGGTCGACGCGGTGGGTCGAAGTCGAGCCGATGGTCTACCGGGAGGTCGGCGGCGACGACACGATGGTGTTCGACGACGACGGGCCGGGCGGGATGCACCTGTTCTTCGGGAGCAACCCCGCGGCGGCCTTCGGCCGCGTCGCGTGGTGGGAGACGGCGGACGTGACGCTCACGGTCGCGCTCGGGAGTCTCGCCCTGCTGCTCTCGGCCGCGCTCCTCTGGCTGGTGCTCGCGGCGTATCGGTGGCGGACCGGTATGACGGCGTGGTCGCGTCGCACCTGGGCCGCACGGGGTCTCGTCGCGGCCCTCGGCGGACTCCTGGCGGCGTTTCTCGCCGGACTCGCGAGCGTCTCGAGCGACCCGTACGCCGTCTTCGCCGGCGGGTCGACGCTCCTCGACGTCACGCTGGCGCTCCCCTGGGTCGCGGCCCTCCTGACCCTCGGCGTCGTCGGGGTCGCGGGACTCGCCTGGCGGGACCGCGAGTGGGGTCTCGGCACCCGCCTTCACTACACGCTCCTGGCGCTGGTCGCGCTCGTCGTCGTCTGGGAACTGTACTACTGGCAGTTCCTCGTCTGA
- a CDS encoding precorrin-2 dehydrogenase/sirohydrochlorin ferrochelatase family protein, with protein sequence MIPLYHDFTDETVLVFGGGPVGARKARRFVREASVVVVGPEFPADDYGGAETVRAAPNPGDVAGWFDRTDPALAVAATDDEAVNEAVEAAARERGVLVNRADRAGGRDAGSVVVPATVRDGDVTVSISTGGASPALARELRKRIETEIEGAGELAAATADLRAELKARGVAPERRREAVRAAVGSPRVWKDLGTGGSKVGRTVDDVADSTLGETE encoded by the coding sequence GTGATACCGCTGTACCACGATTTCACGGACGAGACGGTGCTGGTGTTCGGCGGCGGGCCGGTCGGCGCACGGAAGGCCCGCCGGTTCGTCCGCGAGGCGTCGGTCGTCGTCGTCGGCCCGGAGTTTCCGGCCGACGACTACGGCGGTGCCGAGACGGTGCGGGCGGCGCCGAATCCGGGCGACGTCGCCGGCTGGTTCGACCGGACCGACCCGGCGCTCGCGGTCGCGGCGACCGACGACGAGGCGGTCAACGAGGCCGTCGAGGCGGCCGCCAGGGAGCGCGGTGTCCTCGTCAACCGGGCCGACCGGGCGGGCGGGCGCGACGCGGGCAGCGTCGTCGTGCCCGCGACGGTCCGGGACGGCGACGTGACGGTCTCTATCTCGACGGGCGGGGCGAGTCCGGCGCTGGCCCGGGAGCTACGGAAGCGCATCGAGACCGAAATCGAGGGTGCGGGCGAACTCGCCGCCGCCACTGCGGACCTGCGGGCGGAGTTGAAAGCCCGCGGGGTCGCCCCGGAGCGCCGGCGGGAAGCCGTGCGGGCGGCCGTGGGATCGCCGAGGGTTTGGAAGGATTTAGGTACGGGAGGGTCCAAGGTCGGGCGAACGGTAGACGACGTCGCCGATTCGACGCTAGGTGAGACCGAGTGA
- a CDS encoding SDR family NAD(P)-dependent oxidoreductase, whose product MSESPEALAGVADVDCRGKQALVTGSTSGIGRAAALALGQLGADVVVHGRDPAAGDAVVDELEGIGVDGTFIAADFADVGAVRDLAAGVRAETDGLDLLVNNAGGFFREGRLTDLGVEYTFHVNHLSPYLLTADLLDHLRAGARVVTTASGAHQGASLDLEGVRDVDDYSATRAYARSKLANVLFASELARRLDAADRDVTSNSLHPGAIPGSGFSRFLPGPLPRLVQVLEAVPGVTTVADGAAELLFAAVSPRTADVSGRYFSNRQPTTPSSAARDPEAARRLWEFSADVLDVEEPLESAGSAVDA is encoded by the coding sequence ATGAGCGAGTCCCCGGAGGCGCTGGCGGGCGTCGCGGACGTGGACTGTCGCGGCAAACAGGCACTCGTCACCGGGTCGACCAGCGGCATCGGCCGGGCGGCCGCGCTCGCGCTGGGTCAGCTCGGGGCCGACGTCGTCGTCCACGGGCGGGACCCGGCGGCCGGCGACGCCGTCGTCGACGAACTCGAAGGGATCGGCGTCGACGGAACGTTCATCGCGGCGGACTTCGCCGACGTCGGAGCGGTCCGTGACCTCGCGGCGGGCGTCCGGGCCGAGACCGACGGGCTGGACCTCCTCGTCAACAACGCCGGCGGGTTCTTCCGGGAGGGTAGGCTGACCGACCTCGGCGTCGAGTACACCTTCCACGTCAACCACCTCTCACCGTACCTGCTGACGGCCGACCTGCTGGACCACCTCCGGGCGGGTGCCCGGGTCGTCACCACCGCGTCGGGGGCCCACCAGGGGGCGTCGCTGGACCTCGAGGGCGTCCGTGACGTCGACGACTACTCGGCGACCCGCGCGTACGCCCGCTCGAAACTGGCAAACGTCCTCTTCGCGTCGGAACTGGCGCGGCGACTCGATGCCGCCGACCGCGACGTCACCTCCAACAGTCTCCACCCCGGCGCGATTCCGGGCAGCGGGTTCAGCCGGTTCCTTCCCGGCCCGCTCCCCCGACTCGTGCAGGTGCTGGAGGCGGTGCCCGGCGTCACCACCGTCGCCGACGGCGCCGCGGAGCTGCTGTTCGCGGCCGTCTCGCCCCGGACTGCCGACGTCTCGGGTCGCTACTTCTCGAACCGGCAACCCACGACGCCCTCCAGCGCCGCCCGGGACCCCGAGGCGGCGCGACGCCTCTGGGAGTTCAGCGCCGACGTTCTCGACGTCGAGGAACCGCTCGAATCCGCCGGGTCGGCGGTCGACGCCTGA
- a CDS encoding GNAT family N-acetyltransferase — MTTVRDLSPDDAAALTELYADYEWWSDRSEADVRAALDGTEVAVGVEAEGNLVAAARVLTDYVYYATVFDVIVAADRRGEDLGAELMSAVVDHPDLRGTPGVSLLCREGLVPFYESVGFERFEREMAVPEGGREEMVRMTYERTE, encoded by the coding sequence GTGACGACCGTCAGGGACCTCTCGCCCGACGACGCCGCGGCATTGACGGAGCTGTACGCCGACTACGAGTGGTGGAGCGACCGGAGCGAGGCCGACGTCCGCGCGGCGCTGGACGGAACGGAGGTGGCCGTCGGCGTCGAGGCCGAGGGCAATCTCGTCGCCGCCGCGCGGGTCCTCACGGACTACGTCTACTACGCGACGGTCTTCGACGTGATCGTCGCCGCGGATCGCCGCGGGGAGGACCTCGGTGCCGAGTTGATGAGCGCCGTCGTCGACCACCCCGACCTCCGGGGGACCCCCGGCGTCTCGCTGCTGTGTCGGGAGGGGCTCGTTCCCTTCTACGAGTCGGTCGGCTTCGAGCGGTTCGAGCGGGAGATGGCGGTCCCCGAGGGCGGCCGCGAGGAGATGGTCAGGATGACCTACGAGCGGACGGAGTAG
- the hemA gene encoding glutamyl-tRNA reductase, whose translation MTTGSEIIAGVSVSHSHAGVADIEAACAASQRAAVSKLLEEPRVSEAFVLQTCNRAEAYVVADDEATAKRTLDSHFEAVGDDALRELGHEASLQHLMRVACGLESLVLGEDQIIGQVREAYEEARAAGGIGPTLDDAVLKALHVGERARDETEINEGVLSLGSAAVRLAEAERDLEGATVLVVGAGEIATLAARSVADPADRVVVANRTIPHAEHVVNELDCEGAAVGIDAVPVAAAEADILITATGSDEHIVDREALSTAGETFVVDLAQPRDVAPDAESLDDVAVRDLDALESVTDETRRQRRRAAETVEAMIDEEFDRLLEQYKRKRADEVIAAMYEGAERIKGRELRTAISKLESEGDGVTDHEREVLESMADALVGQLLSAPTRGLRDAAENDDWSTINTALQLFGPDLEPTPTDISTLPDGPDSLPEEMRQQMPPAVLEQLQTEED comes from the coding sequence GTGACTACGGGATCAGAGATAATCGCCGGTGTAAGCGTCTCTCACAGCCACGCCGGCGTCGCCGACATAGAGGCGGCCTGCGCCGCGAGCCAGCGGGCGGCCGTCTCGAAACTCCTCGAGGAACCGCGGGTCTCTGAGGCGTTCGTCCTCCAGACGTGCAACCGTGCGGAGGCCTACGTCGTCGCCGACGACGAGGCGACGGCCAAGAGGACGCTCGATTCGCACTTCGAGGCGGTCGGGGACGATGCGCTGCGGGAGCTGGGCCACGAGGCCAGCCTGCAGCACCTGATGCGGGTCGCGTGCGGACTCGAGTCGCTCGTCCTCGGCGAGGACCAGATAATCGGGCAGGTCCGGGAGGCCTACGAGGAGGCCCGCGCAGCCGGCGGCATCGGCCCGACGCTCGACGACGCCGTCCTCAAGGCGCTGCACGTCGGCGAGCGGGCCCGCGACGAGACCGAGATAAACGAGGGTGTCCTCTCTTTGGGTTCGGCAGCCGTCCGGCTGGCCGAAGCCGAACGCGACCTCGAGGGCGCGACGGTACTCGTGGTCGGCGCCGGCGAGATAGCGACGCTGGCCGCCCGGTCGGTGGCCGATCCGGCCGACCGCGTCGTCGTCGCCAATCGGACGATTCCGCACGCCGAACACGTCGTCAACGAACTCGACTGCGAGGGCGCCGCCGTCGGCATCGACGCCGTCCCGGTCGCCGCCGCGGAGGCCGACATCCTCATCACCGCCACCGGCAGTGACGAACACATCGTCGACCGCGAGGCACTCTCGACGGCCGGCGAGACGTTCGTCGTCGACCTCGCTCAACCGCGAGACGTGGCCCCCGACGCCGAGAGCCTCGACGACGTTGCGGTCCGCGACCTCGACGCCCTGGAGTCGGTCACCGACGAGACCCGGCGACAGCGCCGACGGGCCGCCGAGACGGTCGAGGCGATGATCGACGAGGAGTTCGACCGCCTGCTGGAGCAGTACAAGCGGAAGCGCGCCGACGAGGTCATCGCCGCGATGTACGAGGGCGCCGAACGAATCAAGGGCCGGGAACTCCGCACCGCCATCTCGAAGCTCGAATCCGAGGGCGACGGCGTCACCGACCACGAGCGCGAGGTGCTGGAGTCGATGGCGGACGCCCTGGTCGGTCAGTTGCTCTCGGCACCGACCCGGGGACTCCGGGATGCCGCCGAGAACGACGACTGGTCCACGATCAACACCGCCCTCCAGCTGTTCGGTCCCGACCTGGAACCGACCCCGACCGACATCTCGACGCTCCCCGACGGCCCCGACTCGCTTCCCGAGGAGATGCGCCAGCAGATGCCCCCCGCCGTCCTCGAGCAGTTGCAAACCGAGGAGGACTGA
- a CDS encoding DMT family transporter produces MRYRNTLLFCVLAAVWGSAFMAIKAGLGTPDSPAYFYEAPVLFAAARFDVAGVVMLGYGAWATDRWRPRGREEWLLVAVGAVFLIAGYHALLFVGERGTTSAAAAVIISLSPVLTTAFARAFLPDERLTAVGLVGMALGLLGVAVLARPDPANLVGSRFEALVFGAAVAFALGSVLTQRIETALPIETMEAWSMLGGAVLMHALSVALGESVDGAPPATETVALAYLALAASAGGFLIYFDLLDRLGPIEINLVSYVAPVFAAISGFLFLDEVIDLPTLVGFLVIVVGFVLLKRRAIREELARR; encoded by the coding sequence GTGCGCTACCGGAACACCCTGCTGTTCTGCGTGCTGGCGGCGGTGTGGGGGTCGGCGTTCATGGCCATCAAGGCCGGCCTGGGCACGCCCGATTCGCCGGCGTACTTCTACGAGGCGCCCGTCCTCTTCGCGGCGGCCCGGTTCGACGTCGCCGGCGTCGTCATGCTCGGCTACGGCGCGTGGGCGACCGACCGCTGGCGGCCGCGCGGCCGCGAGGAGTGGCTGCTCGTCGCCGTCGGCGCCGTATTCCTCATCGCGGGCTATCACGCGCTCTTGTTCGTCGGCGAGCGCGGCACCACGAGCGCGGCCGCGGCCGTCATTATCTCGCTGTCGCCCGTGCTGACGACCGCCTTCGCGCGGGCCTTTCTCCCCGACGAGCGGCTGACGGCGGTCGGACTGGTCGGGATGGCGCTCGGCCTGCTCGGGGTCGCCGTCCTCGCCCGCCCGGACCCGGCGAACCTCGTCGGCTCCCGGTTCGAGGCGCTGGTGTTCGGCGCCGCCGTCGCCTTCGCCCTCGGGAGCGTCCTCACCCAACGGATCGAGACGGCACTGCCCATCGAGACGATGGAGGCGTGGTCGATGCTCGGCGGTGCCGTCCTCATGCACGCCCTCAGCGTCGCGCTGGGCGAGTCCGTCGACGGGGCGCCGCCGGCCACCGAGACGGTCGCCCTGGCGTATCTGGCCCTCGCCGCCAGCGCCGGGGGCTTCCTCATCTACTTCGATTTGCTGGACCGGCTCGGCCCCATCGAGATCAACCTCGTCTCCTACGTCGCGCCGGTCTTCGCCGCCATCAGCGGTTTTCTCTTTCTGGACGAGGTCATCGACCTCCCGACGCTGGTCGGCTTTCTGGTCATCGTCGTCGGGTTCGTCCTCCTCAAGCGGCGCGCCATCCGCGAGGAACTGGCCCGGCGCTAG
- a CDS encoding aldo/keto reductase yields MDSVHLGSTGLRVSEIALGTWRFGREDATGTPEIDEQRAFELLDTYADSGGRFIDTADMYGDGLAEQWIGEWLDTRDREEFVVASKVYWPTREDANGRGLGRKHLRWSLDGILDRLGTDYVDVLYTHRWDDDTPAEEVMRTLDGFVEDGRVHYLGTSTFEPNAWKVARANEIAERRGYEPFTVVQPRYNLVDREIAGNYLDMCDHYGLGVCPWSPLAGGFLTGKYDRERTIPENSRAARSDEFADRYFTEANFRVLDALREVASEVDAPPVAVALAWLREQGAVPIVGARTPAQLETNLGAVDVALTDSQYRRLTEAG; encoded by the coding sequence ATGGATTCGGTCCACCTCGGCTCGACGGGCCTGCGCGTCTCCGAGATAGCCCTCGGGACCTGGCGGTTCGGCCGCGAGGACGCCACTGGAACCCCGGAAATCGACGAGCAACGGGCGTTCGAACTGCTGGACACCTACGCCGACAGCGGGGGGCGCTTCATCGACACCGCCGACATGTACGGCGACGGTCTCGCCGAGCAGTGGATCGGCGAGTGGCTCGACACCCGCGACCGCGAGGAGTTCGTCGTCGCCTCGAAGGTCTACTGGCCGACCCGCGAGGACGCCAACGGCCGGGGGCTGGGCCGCAAGCACCTGCGGTGGTCCCTGGACGGCATCCTCGACCGCCTCGGCACCGACTACGTCGACGTTCTCTACACCCACCGGTGGGACGACGACACGCCGGCCGAGGAGGTCATGCGGACGCTGGACGGCTTCGTCGAGGACGGCCGCGTCCACTACCTCGGTACCTCCACCTTCGAGCCGAACGCCTGGAAGGTCGCCCGCGCCAACGAGATCGCCGAGCGCCGCGGCTACGAACCGTTCACCGTCGTCCAGCCGCGGTACAACCTCGTCGACCGGGAAATCGCCGGCAACTACCTCGACATGTGCGACCACTACGGGCTGGGCGTCTGTCCGTGGTCGCCGCTGGCGGGCGGCTTCCTCACCGGCAAGTACGACCGCGAGCGGACGATTCCCGAGAACTCGCGGGCGGCCCGCAGCGACGAGTTCGCCGACCGCTACTTCACGGAGGCGAACTTCCGGGTACTGGACGCCCTGCGGGAGGTGGCCTCGGAGGTCGACGCCCCGCCCGTCGCCGTCGCCCTGGCGTGGCTCCGCGAGCAGGGAGCCGTCCCCATCGTCGGCGCCCGGACGCCGGCACAACTGGAGACGAATCTCGGGGCCGTCGACGTCGCGCTCACGGACAGTCAGTACCGGCGACTGACGGAAGCGGGCTAG
- a CDS encoding FAD-binding oxidoreductase, which yields MRIRPHLSQHEAAEALPLVTDAAVVTDVSAMDKNRTDEVLRELRATLDAHGTDDWRRDRPATDAACEDFLADRLDAVDHVAGDAPLADYLPADDREAAVGEKVAALQGRYLQPYPSLLGITVETDDPVEFAAGQYLAVRFRDTPRVYSVASSPTRGEIEFCVRRVPGGELTSDLAVHLEAGDTVTLRGPYGDLLLEDPSSRDLVFLATGTGVAPFRSMIEYLFETGRDRFAGHERDVWLILGAGWRDQVPYHGAFRALADERANFHYVPTLSRESYLSDWDGETAYVQYVLTKYLDETALDSASLPGAFARYRESPPRGSISQRLRPDEMEVYACGLNAMVSSLVDAVETLGVPPEHTQFEGFG from the coding sequence ATGCGGATACGTCCCCATCTCTCACAGCACGAGGCTGCCGAGGCGCTGCCCCTCGTCACCGACGCCGCCGTCGTGACGGACGTTTCGGCGATGGACAAAAACCGGACCGACGAGGTACTCCGCGAACTCCGCGCGACGCTGGACGCCCACGGGACCGACGACTGGCGCCGCGACCGGCCCGCAACCGACGCGGCGTGCGAGGACTTCCTGGCCGACCGCCTCGATGCCGTCGATCACGTCGCGGGCGACGCGCCGCTCGCCGACTACCTCCCGGCCGACGACCGGGAGGCTGCAGTCGGGGAGAAGGTCGCCGCGCTCCAGGGACGGTACCTCCAGCCGTACCCCTCGCTTCTGGGCATCACCGTCGAGACGGACGACCCGGTCGAGTTCGCCGCCGGCCAGTACCTCGCGGTCCGCTTTCGGGACACGCCGCGCGTGTACTCCGTCGCGTCCTCGCCGACCCGCGGGGAGATCGAGTTCTGCGTCCGGCGGGTGCCCGGCGGCGAACTCACCTCGGACCTTGCGGTCCACCTCGAGGCGGGCGACACGGTGACGCTCCGCGGCCCGTACGGTGACCTGCTCCTCGAGGACCCCTCGTCCCGGGACCTGGTGTTCCTCGCCACCGGGACGGGCGTGGCGCCGTTCAGGAGCATGATAGAGTACCTCTTCGAGACCGGCCGCGACCGATTCGCGGGCCACGAGCGGGACGTCTGGTTGATACTGGGTGCCGGCTGGCGGGACCAGGTGCCCTACCACGGGGCGTTCCGGGCGCTGGCCGACGAGCGGGCGAACTTCCACTACGTGCCGACGCTGAGCCGCGAGTCGTACCTGTCCGACTGGGACGGCGAAACCGCCTACGTCCAGTACGTGCTGACGAAGTACCTGGACGAGACGGCCCTCGATTCGGCGTCGCTTCCCGGGGCGTTCGCGCGGTATCGGGAGTCCCCACCGCGCGGGTCGATTTCCCAGCGACTGCGGCCGGACGAGATGGAGGTGTACGCCTGCGGGCTGAACGCGATGGTCTCCAGTCTCGTCGACGCCGTCGAGACGCTCGGCGTGCCGCCCGAACACACGCAGTTCGAGGGGTTCGGGTGA
- a CDS encoding CBS domain-containing protein, with product MVTARDIMTRDVETVSPDDDVSEVLTRLARADFNGFPVTEDGLVVGIVTQGDLVDLFQPSDRTLWIPVGFPPFLESLTYAIDLSWDEFDVGLDLARNAGRPIEAVMTTDVVTVGPKADIDEMLSLLADDERDINRLPVVDEARALLGIVARQDLLRALRDERNA from the coding sequence ATGGTAACCGCCAGGGACATCATGACCCGCGACGTGGAGACGGTCTCGCCGGACGACGACGTCAGCGAGGTGCTCACGCGGCTGGCCCGCGCCGACTTCAACGGCTTTCCCGTGACCGAGGACGGCCTCGTGGTCGGTATCGTCACGCAGGGGGACCTGGTCGACCTGTTTCAGCCCTCCGACCGGACGCTGTGGATTCCGGTCGGTTTCCCGCCCTTCCTGGAGTCGCTTACCTACGCCATCGACCTCTCGTGGGACGAATTCGACGTCGGACTCGATCTGGCCCGCAACGCCGGCCGACCCATCGAGGCGGTGATGACGACCGACGTGGTGACGGTCGGCCCGAAGGCAGACATCGACGAGATGCTGTCGCTTTTGGCGGACGACGAACGGGACATAAACCGACTGCCGGTCGTCGACGAGGCCAGGGCGCTTCTGGGAATCGTCGCCCGGCAGGACCTGCTCCGGGCGCTCAGGGACGAACGGAACGCCTGA